The following proteins are encoded in a genomic region of Arachis ipaensis cultivar K30076 chromosome B02, Araip1.1, whole genome shotgun sequence:
- the LOC107627155 gene encoding uncharacterized protein LOC107627155 encodes MGPFPPSYSNAYILVAVDYVSRWVEAMALPTNDAKVTSGQVEVSNWELKRILEKTVSTSRKDWARNSDDTLWAYRSAFKTLIEMSQYQLAYGEKRLLQLNDFDEFRNSSYENSKLYKEKTKMWHDKKIATRSFKSGQQVLLFNSRLKLFLGKLKSQWSGPFVITRVSPYGHVKLQEDNSDRRFTVNGQRLKHYLGGEIDRQRSTHLMT; translated from the exons atgggacctttcccaccctcataCTCAAATGCTTATATCTTAGTGGCGGTTGACTATGTGTCCAGGTGGGTGGAAGCTATGGCtttgcccaccaatgatgccaaagtg acaagtggacaggttgaggtCTCCAACTGGGAGCTCAAGAGGATCTTAGAGAAGACTGTGAGTACttcaagaaaggactgggcaAGAAATTCTGATGATACTCTCTGGGCATATCGATCTGCATTCAAGACCCTTATTGAGATGTCTCAGTACCAGTTAGCCTATG gagagaaaagattactccaacTGAATGATTTTGATGAGTTCAGAAATTCTTCTTATGAGAACTCCAAGCTCTATAAAGAGAAGACCAAgatgtggcatgacaagaaaatagCCACAAGATCATTTAAGTCAGGCCAGCAAGTTTTATTGTTCAATTCAAGGCTCAAGCTCTTTCTTGGGAAGCTGAAGTCCCAGTGGTCAGGACCTTTTGTGATAACTAGAGTTTCACCGTATGGTCATGTGAAACTTCAGGAAGACAACTCTGATAGAAGATTCACAGTCAATGGCCAAAGGTTGAAGCATTATCTTGGAGGGGAGATTGATCGCCAAAGGTCCACTCATCTGATGACTTAG